From a region of the Gemmatimonadota bacterium genome:
- a CDS encoding DUF3500 domain-containing protein gives MKRVLIYLLGAVIVVAAVFAYLFFHPDIVARVFFGAVPLPVEINLKHAHDLPAADEKTVAIVAAARLFLDSLDDNQRQAATYRFTDNAQRSNWSNFPEGMVPRGGVKLGVLSAIQRANLDKFLDELLSEDGMKNITYQLAAADLLISGDLFGVMKYGSEYFYAAFLGEPSSTEPWMFQFGGHHLAINATVFGPNVSFSPMLTGGQPLHLRLDGDEIFITQRETAAAQAFMDSLTDEQKGQAVRAEQPIDLLLGPGKYGATVAPEGIKGSELTAMQRTLLLDVIEARLGFMNNDDYAEKMKTVVAEIEDTYFGWWGRQGVLGAAYFRVTSPSMVIEYAVQNG, from the coding sequence ATGAAACGCGTGTTGATCTACCTTCTCGGTGCAGTGATTGTCGTTGCCGCAGTTTTCGCCTACCTGTTTTTTCACCCCGATATTGTAGCTCGGGTCTTTTTTGGAGCGGTTCCCTTACCAGTAGAGATCAATCTCAAGCACGCTCACGACCTGCCTGCTGCCGACGAGAAGACCGTGGCCATCGTGGCGGCTGCAAGGCTCTTTCTGGACTCACTGGACGACAATCAGAGACAAGCGGCGACATATCGGTTTACCGATAACGCACAGCGCTCAAACTGGTCCAACTTTCCTGAGGGTATGGTTCCGCGTGGTGGTGTAAAGCTCGGTGTTCTCTCTGCAATACAGCGGGCGAATCTCGATAAGTTCCTTGACGAACTCTTGAGTGAAGACGGTATGAAAAATATCACCTATCAACTGGCTGCAGCAGACTTACTGATCTCAGGAGACCTGTTCGGCGTCATGAAATACGGCAGTGAATACTTTTACGCTGCATTTCTCGGTGAACCGTCAAGTACAGAACCCTGGATGTTCCAGTTCGGTGGGCACCATCTCGCAATAAACGCCACAGTATTCGGACCGAACGTTTCCTTTTCACCGATGCTGACTGGCGGCCAACCGCTGCACTTGCGCCTTGACGGTGACGAAATCTTCATTACGCAGAGGGAAACTGCGGCAGCGCAAGCGTTCATGGATAGCCTTACGGACGAACAGAAAGGACAAGCCGTTCGTGCAGAGCAGCCCATCGACCTCTTGCTGGGGCCGGGAAAGTATGGTGCAACAGTTGCGCCGGAAGGCATTAAGGGAAGCGAACTTACAGCTATGCAGAGAACGTTACTCCTGGATGTGATCGAGGCCCGTTTGGGTTTCATGAACAATGACGACTATGCTGAGAAAATGAAAACCGTGGTGGCCGAGATCGAGGACACATACTTTGGATGGTGGGGGCGGCAGGGTGTCCTGGGCGCCGCGTATTTCCGCGTGACCAGCCCGTCCATGGTAATCGAATACGCGGTTCAAAACGG